In Halobacteroides halobius DSM 5150, the genomic window CAATTATTATGTTACCAATTGTAAAAGAGATGAGTTTATTTGGATTGGATAATATCCCTGGTTTAATTATTTTGTATATTGTTTATGGATTATCACTTAATATTTTTATTTATATAGGGTATATTAAATCAATTCCTAGAACTATAGAAGAAGCTGCAATTATTGATGGAGCTAACACTTGGCAGATTTTTTGGAAAATTATTTTTCCACTATTAAAACCAGTCAATGCTACAGTTGCCATTTTAACTGGACTTTGGGCTTGGAATGACTTTATGCTTCCTTTGGTTATATTAAGTGATCGTAGTTCTATGACTTTACCATTAGTTCAGCATGTATTTCAATCACAATTTAGTACTAATTATAATTTAGCTTTTGCTTCGTATTTATTAGCATTAATCCCAATGCTTTTGCTATATATATTTGCACAAAAATGGATCATTGGTGGAGTAATGAGAGGTTCAATTAAGGAATAAGAGCTTTATAAGTATAAGAAACTTGATATAATGAAAGATAAAGGTTAATAAAAAAAGAATTAGAATCAAATAAGAGTAATAATATTATAATCTAGGAGGTAGATTATGAATAAAAAATGGTGGAAGGAAGCAGTAGTCTATCAAATTTATCCAAGAAGTTTTAATGATTCAAATGGAGATGGGATTGGTGATTTAAGAGGAGTTATTGAGAAAGTAGATTATTTAGATAAGTTAGGCATAGATGTAGTCTGGTTAAATCCAGTCTATGAATCACCTAATGATGATAATGGTTATGATATTAGTGATTATCAAGCAATTATGGATGAGTTTGGTACAATGATGGACTGGGAAGAGCTATTAGAAGCACTTCATGATAGAGGAATTAAATTAATTATGGATTTAGTAGTTAATCATACTTCTGATGAACATAAATGGTTTGTTGAGTCTCGCAAATCAAAAGACAATCTTTACCGAGATTATTATATTTGGCGTCCTGGAGAAGATGGTGCCCCGCCTAATAATTGGCGTTCACATTTTAGTGGCTCAGCTTGGGACTATGATGAACAGACAGATGAATATTATTTACATCTATTTAGTAGCAAACAGCCTGATCTAAACTGGAAAAATCCTAATTTAAGACAAGAAATATACAAGATGATGACTTGGTGGTTAGAAAAAGGAATTGATGGTTTTCGAATGGATGTTATTAATATGATTTCTAAAGTAGAAGGTTTACCAGATGGAGAGGAAGTAGGAGAAGATGGTTATGCTTCTGGCGGAGAATATTTCTTAAATGGGCCAAAAGTTCATGATTATTTACAGGAGATGAACCAAGAGGTTTTATCTAAATATGACATTATGACAGTAGGAGAGACTCCAGGTGTAACGCCTAAACAAGGGATTAAATATGTAGCAAAAGAGCGCAAGGAGCTTGATATGGTCTTTCAGTTTGAACTAATGGATATTGATTCTGGTGAAGGTGGCAAATGGGATCTAGCAGATTGGAAGTTAACTGAACTTAAGAATATTATAAGTAAATGGCAGATTGGATTAGAAAATCAAGGTTGGAATAGTTTGTATTTAAATAATCATGATCAACCACGACCAGTCTCTCGTTTTGGAGATGATGATAAGTATCGAGTTGAATCTGCTAAAATGTTGGCTACTATGAATCATACTTTACAAGGAACTCCTTATATTTATCAAGGGGAAGAGATTGGAATGACTAATGTAGAGTTTGATTCTATTACTGATTATGAAGATATAGAAACTTTAAATATGTACCAAGAGAGAGTAGTTGAAGGTAATAAAGACCGAGAAGAAGTAATGGAAGCAATCTATGCTAAAGGTAGAGATAATGCTAGAACGCCAATGCACTGGGATAATAGTGAAAACGCTGGATTTACTGATGGTAAGCCCTGGATTAAACTTAATCCTAATTATAAAGAGATAAATGTAGAGAATGCTTTGGATAATCCAGATTCTATCTTTTATTATTATCAAAAGTTAATTAAACTTAGAAAAGAGAACCCGGTATTTGTTTATGGTAATTATCAATTATTATTAGAAGATGATGAGAATATTTATGCTTATTTAAGAAATTATAATGGTCAACGATTGTTAGTAATCCTTAATTTCTTTGCAAAAGAAGTAAAATTTGAGTTATCAGATAATATTAATTTTGCTAGTAAGGAATTATTAATTAGTAATTATGAAGTTAATGAAGAACAAATTTCAGAAATAGACCTCAGACCTTATGAAGCTAGAGTTTATAAATTAAGTTAAGTAAATACAGTTAAAATTGGTGATAATGTGTGGATTGAAGGTATAAATAAACAATTAAAAAGGTAGGTAAACAATGAGTAAAACAACGATTTATGATGTAGCAGAAGCTGCTGAAGTTGGAATAGGAACTGTATCTAGAGTCTTAAATAATAGTGAAAAAGTTAGTGATGAAACCCGAAATAAGGTATTAAAGGTAATTAAAGAATTAAATTATTATCCTAATGGAATGGCTAGAGGTTTAGCCTTACAGAGAACAAATGCTATTGGAGTTATGGTGCCTTCTTTTATTGATCATTTCTTTGTAGAAGTTTTAAGGGGTGTCCAGGCTGGATTAAATCAATTTGATTTAGATCTAGTATTATTTAAGGTTGATAAAGAAGAAAAGGATAAGCATATTAACCGGGTTTTACAAGGGAGAAAGGTAGACGGGGTATTAGCTATTACCCTTGATTTAACTAAAGAAGAAGTTAACAAGTTTAAAGAATTAGATTTACCCTTGGTCTTAGTAGATGATTATCAACAGGATGTAAACTCCATTTTTGTTGATGACATCGCTGGAGTAAAAAAAGCTATTAGCTATTTAATAGAATTAGGTCACCAAAGAATTGCCTTTTTTGATGGGCCGTTAGAAAGTAATCATGGAAAACAGAGATTAGAGGGAGTAAAAATTGCTTTTGCAGAAGCAGGTTTAGAATTTGATGAGCAGTTATTACAGGAGGGTGATTTTACTGTTGAATCAGGATATCAATCAATGAAGAAAATACTTGATGTAGAGGAGAGACCAACAGCTATTTTTGCTGCTTCTGATGATCAAGCAGTTGGTGCCCTAGAAGCAATTAAGGAGGAAGGTTTGTCTGTACCAGATGGTTTTGCTTTAATTGGCTATGATAATATTGAATTAGCTCGTTATTTAGATTTAACAACTGTTAGTCAGCCTATGTTTAAAATGGGGGAGTTAGGAATTGAGACTTTGGCCAAATTAATCTATTCTAAGCAAGATGATTTAATAAAAAAGAAGATAGAACCTAAATTAGTTATTAGAAATTCTTGTTAGAGATAAAAAATATAGTGTAGCTATTTTATAATTGGAAATTTAAAGTTATTTAATTTGTAAAAAGAGTTATCTTTGGTATAATTATAGTGGAAGCGTTTCAACTAATGTTCTTATTAATAGTAAAAATAGTTTATAAAAAATATAACAAGGAGGAGTTATAATGTTGAAAGTAGGAGTTGTTGGTTGTGGTTCTATTGCAGAATATCGTCATATTCCAGAATATATAGCTAATAAGGATGTAGAGGTAGTAGCTCTGTGTGATATTGTAGAACAAAGAGCAGAAAAGTTTGTTAATAAGTATGAACTAACAAATGCTAAGGTGTATACTGATTATAAGGAATTGGTAAAGGATAAAGAAATAGATGCAGTAAGTGTTTGTACACCAAATTATTTACACGCGCCTGTTTCTATCGCTGCAGCTAAATCTGGTAAGCATGTTTTATGTGAGAAGCCTTTAGCAACTTCAGAAGAAGAATCTAAGGATATGATTGAAGCTGCTAAGGAGAATGATGTTTTCTTAATGGTTGGCCATAACCAAAGATTAATGCCTATTCACCAGAAAGCTAAAGAAATTATTGAGCAAGGAAAATTAGGTCAGATTACTTCTTTTAAGACTACTTTTGGGCATCCTGGGCCGGATGATTGGAGTGCTGATGGCGAAGATAGCTGGTTCTTTAGAAAAGATGAAGCTTTTATTGGTGCTTTAGGAGATTTAGGAGTACATAAAGCTGATTTAATGAGATGGTTATTAGATAAGGAAGTAACTGAAGTAGGTGCTTTTTATGATACATTAGTTAAAGATGGGGATGTAGATGATAATGCAGTTTTTATTTTGCGCATGGAAGATGGTGTACTAGGGAACTTATCAGCTAGTTGGACTTATACTGCTGAAGAGGATAATAGTACAGTAATTTATGGAACGAAGGGGATTATGAAGTTAGGAAGTCCAGAATCTGCTGAGCCAGTTATTATTAAATATGCTAATGGCACAGAAGAGGTACATCGTGTAGTGGGGATGCAAAGTAATGATGATGATGGCCAGAGTTTAAGTAGTGGGGTCATTGATTATTTTGTTGATCATATTAAACGTGATAAAAAGCCTGCTATTTCTGGTGAAGAAGGGTACAAATCTCTTAAAGTGATCTTGGCTGGGTTAGAAGCTGCTAATGAGAAAACAATTATTAAGCTATAGTAATTTATCGTTAACATTGTAAATGTAATTATTAATTAACAAAACAGAGGGGGAATAATAGATGAAAGCTGGTGTTTTTAATCCTGTATTTGGAGATAGTCTATCTTTAGCAGAAATGTTAGATAAAGTAGTTGAATTAGGTTTAGATGCTGTTGAAATTGGAACTGGTTGCTCACCAGGTAATTTTCATTGTAAACCAGATGAATTATTAAATGATGAAGCTAAGTTAGAAGAATTTAAAGCTGCTTTTGAGGATAGAGACTTAATTATTAGTGGTTTAAGTTGTCATGGTAATCCCTTACATCCTGTACCAGAAAAAGCAGAAGCAGATCATGAAGTATTTAGAAAGACTGTTTTATTAGCAGAAAAGTTAGAAGTACCTGTAGTTAATTTATTTTCTGGTTGTCCAGGTGGTAGTGAAGATGCAAAACGTCCTAATTGGATTACTTATACTTGGCCAAATGATTATGCAGAGGCTTTAGAATGGCAATGGGAAGAAAAAGTAATTCCTTATTGGAAAGAACAAGGTAAGTTTGCCCAAGAACATGGAATTAAGTTAGCTTTTGAAATGCATCCTGGTTTTGTTGTTTATAATCCTGCGACATTATTAAAATTAAGAGAAGCTGTGGGTGATGTAATAGGGGCCAACTTTGATCCAAGCCATTTAATCTGGCAGGGAATTGAACCTGTAAAAGCTATTCATGAGCTTAAAGGAGCAATTTATCATTTCCATGCTAAAGATACAGCTATTAATCCAGTTAGATGTCCTGTAAATGGTGTTTTAGATACAACTAATTTAGGAGAGGTGGCTGAGAGATCGTGGGCTTTTAGAAGTTTAGGTTATGGTAATGGTATTAAGTACTGGAAAGATATTGTAAGTGCTTTAAGGATGACTGGTTATGATTATGTATTAAGCATTGAACATGAAGATGCTTTAGCATCTGTAGATGAAGGATTAACTAAAGCTGCTCAAGTATTAAAGGAATCTTTACTATATGAAGAACCTGTTAATCCTTGGTGGACTGATTAATTCTAAGTCTAAACTTTATACCAATAATCTAATGTTTTTTACAGAATTGGAGGTAATATTTATGAAAGAACTAAAAGTAGGATTAATTGGAACGGGTCGAATATCTGATACTCATTTAAAGCCAATTACTGCTCTAGAAAATATAGAATTAGTTGCTGTAGCTGATATAGATGAAAAATTAGTACAAGAAGCTGCTAATAATTATGATTGTGAGGCTTATCTTGATTATAAAAAGATGTTAGATGATAAAGATTTAGATGTAGTCCATATTTGTACTCCTCATAATTTGCATGCTGAAATGACTATTGCTGCTGCTAAAAGAGGAATACATGTTCTAACTGAGAAGCCGATGGCTCTTAGTTTAGAAGATGCTGATAATATGATTCAGACAGCTGAAAGTAATGGAGTTAAGTTAGGAGTTATTTTCCAAAATAGATTTAATAAGGCTTCCCAGGAGATAAAAAAGCTAATTGATAAAGAAGAATTAGGAGAATTAAAAGGTGCACGAGTCTTTGTTAATTGGTACCGTCCTGATAGCTATTATGAAAATATTTATTGGAAAGGAACTTGGGAACAAGAAGGTGGAGGAGTAGTTATTGACCAGGCTATCCATACTTTAGATCTGTTACAGTGGTTTGTAGGAGAAGTTGATTTCTTAGAAGCTAATATTGCTAATAGAGCTCATGAAACATTAGAGGTAGAAGATATGGCTGAAGGATATATTAAGTTTAAAAATGGTTTAAATGCTTCTTTTCATACAACTAATTTCTATACTTACGATGCAGATGTATTCTTAGAATTGCATGGTACAAAAGGTGTTGTTACAATGGAGAAGGATAAGGTAACAGTTAAACTGGATGAAAAAGAAGAGTATATTGTAGATGAAAGTGATGCCCAGGAAGAAATAGGCAAATCATACTGGGGAATTAGTCATAAACGTCAGATAAATCAGTTTTATGATGCTATTATAAATAATAAGCCTTTAGCTGTTGATGGCCAGGAAGGTAAAAAGGTATTAAAGACTGTACTAGCAATTTATGAAGCAGGTAAGAATAATAAAAGGATTAATTTCTAGAGATACTGGTGGGAAGGTAAATCCTTCTCACAGTAATTTCAATAATTAATGAAAAAGGGTTGAATTTAATGAAGAATAATGTTATAATTCTTAGTAAGAAAAGTAAAATTTATAATAACTTATAACTAAGATAAGTCACAATAAGATAATAAGCTAATAAGATGAGACTTGTTACTCAACGGATTACTATACCGAGGGAGTAGTAGGTCTTTTTTTAATTTACTATTTACTCAAGCGCTTGCGTAAGTTGGGTAAATGGCCTTGGGCCAAGCTAAAAAGGAGGAAATTATGAGTATTACAATGAAAGACATCGCCCAAATAGTTGGTGTTTCAGAATCAACTGTTTCTCGAGCAATTAATAATAAACCGGGAGTAGGCGAAAAAACAAGAAAAGAAATATTGAAAGTAGCTAATAAATATAATTTTAGTCCTAATCAGTTGGCCCGTAACTTAGCTAAACAAGAAAGTAAAATGATTGGCTTAATTTTACCTGATATCTCAAGTTTGTTTTATTCAGAAGTAGCGAGAGCTATTCAAGATTTTGCTTTAAAGAAAGGATATCAAGTTGTAATTTGTAATACAGATGGAGCTAGAGAACAAGAGAATAATTATATAGAATGGTTACAGAGTAATCAAATAGCTGGTGCTATCTTTTTAGGTGATAGGTTAGTTAGTAATCAAATAATGAAATTAGGTTTAAGTGACTATCCAGTCGTACTAGCTAATCGCCTAGTGGAAGGGGTAACATTACCTTCAGTAATCATTGATAATACTAGTGGTGCTTATAAAGCTATGGAGCATCTGCTGGATAAGAACTATCAAAATATCGCATTAATTAATGGGCCCCAAGATAATTGGCAAGCTCAAAATAGATTACGGGGTTATAAGCAAGCTCTAAAAGATTTTAATTTAGAATTTAATTCTAATCTAGTATTACATCAAGAGTGGGATAGAGAGAGTGGTTACCAAGGTTTTTTAGAGTTAGTTAAGTTAGAAGAACCTCCAGAAGCTATATTTGCAGCTAATGATTTGATAGCTGCTGGGGTAGTAGAAGCAATTAAAATGGGAGGTTATTTAGTTCCTCAAGATATAGCAGTAGTAGGATTTGAGGATACAGTAGTAACATCAATTATAGACCCTCCATTAACGACTGTAGCTCAACCAATGTATCAAATGGGAACTCAAGCTGTTAACAAACTCTTTACTCTAATTGAAGATGATGTTAGAGGAGAAGAGATTGAAATATTAGATTGTGAGTTAATTATTAGAGAATCTACTTAAAAATTATTAAGGGGGAGTTAAAATGGCAAAAGTTACTTTAAATGATATTACTAAAGTTTATCGGGGTGGAGATGATGGTCCTGTAGAGGCTGTATCAAAGGCTAATGTTGATATTAAGGATGAAGAATTTGTTGTATTAGTTGGCCCATCTGGATGTGGAAAGTCTACTACTTTAAGAATGGTAGCTGGACTTGAAGAAATTACTGAAGGTGAACTTTACATTGGGGAAGATATAGTAAATGATGTAGCTCCTAAAGATAGAGATATTGCAATGGTATTCCAAAATTATGCTTTATATCCACATATGAATGTATATGATAATATGGCATTTGGTTTAAAATTACGTAAGATGGATGATGAAGTAATTGATAAACGAGTTAAAGATGCTGCTCGAATCTTAAGTATTGAACCATTATTAGATAGAAAGCCGAAAGAATTATCTGGAGGTCAGCGTCAGCGTGTAGCTATGGGGCGAGCTATTGTACGAGAGCCTAAAGTGTTCTTAATGGATGAGCCATTATCTAACTTAGATGCTAAGTTAAGAGTACAAATGAGAGCTGAATTACAAAGACTACACGAAAGATTACAGACAACTACTGTTTATGTAACTCATGATCAGGTAGAGGCAATGACTTTAGCAGATAGAATTGTTGTGCTTAAAGATGGTATCATTCAGCAGGTTGATGATCCAATAACTCTTTATAATGATCCGAATAATATGTTTGTAGCAGGATTTATTGGTAGTCCAGCTATGAATTTCTTAGATGCTAAGATTATAGAAAAGGGTGATAGTTTAGCAATTACAGGAGAAGGTTTTGAGGTGACTATTCCTGCAGATATGTCTCAAGCAATGAAGACTTTACAGACTTATGTCGGTAAAGAAATCGTCTTTGGTATTCGACCTGAAGATATTATGGATGTTGATTTAATGGAAGAAGAACCAGAAGGAGATGTAGTTAAGTCAGAAGTAGAAGTAGTTGAGCCAATGGGATCTGAAATTAATGCTCACGTTAATGTTGGCGGACAAACAATTATAGCAATTGTAGATTCTGAGAGTGACATTGAAGTTGGAGATACTAAAGAATTATCTTTTGATCTTAGTAAGATGCATATCTTTGATTCTGAAACTGAAGAAGCAATTATTTAATTTAAGCTTAAAATCTAACTATCTAAAGGGAGATCATGATCATGGTCTCCTTTTTTATTTTTTGTTACTTTCACAGTAATTACTATGAATAGAATTTATTTTAGTAGCATAAAAATTAGTAACTTGATTTAAACAATTAAGCTAGGAGGAGTTAGTATGTCTAAAGATCAAGAACTAAGTCTATTTAATCGTGAAAAGTTAGAGCTAAATGGAGTGACTGATGTTCAAAGTTATGATGAGCATGAAATTAATCTTGAGACTAATTTAGGTAGTTTATTAATTATGGGCCAAGAATTACATATTCAGCATTTAGATTTAGAAAATTTAAAGTTAATTGTTGAGGGTCATATTATAGAGCTTAGGTATGACCAAGGTTCAAAAACTAAAAATTTATTTCAAAAATTATTCAAGTAAATTTAGGAGGAACTGAAATGGTCTCTTTGCGGTTGCAATTTTTTACTTTTTTAAATATGATATTAGTAGGTATGGTAATTGGAATAGGATTTGATTTTTATCGGGTCTTAAGATCTAAAGTCAATCCACTTCAGATTTTTACTATTTTATTTGATATAGTTTTTTCTTTGTTATCAGCAATTATAATATTTATAACATTATTTTATAGCAATGGTGGAGCGGCTAGAGGTTATGTTTTTATAGGTGTCTTTACAGGAGTGATAATTTATTATCTTACTATTAGTAACTTTATGATTAAGGTGCTTACTAAATTAGCAAATATTATTTATTGGATTTATACTAAAGCTAAGAAGATAATTATCTGGATTTATAATAAAAGCAAGTTAATTATGATTAAAATAAGAAGGTG contains:
- a CDS encoding carbohydrate ABC transporter permease; the protein is MAQEGVITNKDDVVKELHNDSSREDINWLVTILLIMGALFILFPLYLTVTVALKTPQEMAQSLLALPLGFHWENFAKAIEMTHYFRSLTNSSLVTIPAVVFTLFTNSMVAYAIGRNMDKKFFKLLYYYFISAMFIPFPIIMLPIVKEMSLFGLDNIPGLIILYIVYGLSLNIFIYIGYIKSIPRTIEEAAIIDGANTWQIFWKIIFPLLKPVNATVAILTGLWAWNDFMLPLVILSDRSSMTLPLVQHVFQSQFSTNYNLAFASYLLALIPMLLLYIFAQKWIIGGVMRGSIKE
- a CDS encoding glycoside hydrolase family 13 protein, with protein sequence MNKKWWKEAVVYQIYPRSFNDSNGDGIGDLRGVIEKVDYLDKLGIDVVWLNPVYESPNDDNGYDISDYQAIMDEFGTMMDWEELLEALHDRGIKLIMDLVVNHTSDEHKWFVESRKSKDNLYRDYYIWRPGEDGAPPNNWRSHFSGSAWDYDEQTDEYYLHLFSSKQPDLNWKNPNLRQEIYKMMTWWLEKGIDGFRMDVINMISKVEGLPDGEEVGEDGYASGGEYFLNGPKVHDYLQEMNQEVLSKYDIMTVGETPGVTPKQGIKYVAKERKELDMVFQFELMDIDSGEGGKWDLADWKLTELKNIISKWQIGLENQGWNSLYLNNHDQPRPVSRFGDDDKYRVESAKMLATMNHTLQGTPYIYQGEEIGMTNVEFDSITDYEDIETLNMYQERVVEGNKDREEVMEAIYAKGRDNARTPMHWDNSENAGFTDGKPWIKLNPNYKEINVENALDNPDSIFYYYQKLIKLRKENPVFVYGNYQLLLEDDENIYAYLRNYNGQRLLVILNFFAKEVKFELSDNINFASKELLISNYEVNEEQISEIDLRPYEARVYKLS
- a CDS encoding LacI family DNA-binding transcriptional regulator yields the protein MSKTTIYDVAEAAEVGIGTVSRVLNNSEKVSDETRNKVLKVIKELNYYPNGMARGLALQRTNAIGVMVPSFIDHFFVEVLRGVQAGLNQFDLDLVLFKVDKEEKDKHINRVLQGRKVDGVLAITLDLTKEEVNKFKELDLPLVLVDDYQQDVNSIFVDDIAGVKKAISYLIELGHQRIAFFDGPLESNHGKQRLEGVKIAFAEAGLEFDEQLLQEGDFTVESGYQSMKKILDVEERPTAIFAASDDQAVGALEAIKEEGLSVPDGFALIGYDNIELARYLDLTTVSQPMFKMGELGIETLAKLIYSKQDDLIKKKIEPKLVIRNSC
- a CDS encoding Gfo/Idh/MocA family protein; this encodes MLKVGVVGCGSIAEYRHIPEYIANKDVEVVALCDIVEQRAEKFVNKYELTNAKVYTDYKELVKDKEIDAVSVCTPNYLHAPVSIAAAKSGKHVLCEKPLATSEEESKDMIEAAKENDVFLMVGHNQRLMPIHQKAKEIIEQGKLGQITSFKTTFGHPGPDDWSADGEDSWFFRKDEAFIGALGDLGVHKADLMRWLLDKEVTEVGAFYDTLVKDGDVDDNAVFILRMEDGVLGNLSASWTYTAEEDNSTVIYGTKGIMKLGSPESAEPVIIKYANGTEEVHRVVGMQSNDDDGQSLSSGVIDYFVDHIKRDKKPAISGEEGYKSLKVILAGLEAANEKTIIKL
- a CDS encoding sugar phosphate isomerase/epimerase family protein, which gives rise to MKAGVFNPVFGDSLSLAEMLDKVVELGLDAVEIGTGCSPGNFHCKPDELLNDEAKLEEFKAAFEDRDLIISGLSCHGNPLHPVPEKAEADHEVFRKTVLLAEKLEVPVVNLFSGCPGGSEDAKRPNWITYTWPNDYAEALEWQWEEKVIPYWKEQGKFAQEHGIKLAFEMHPGFVVYNPATLLKLREAVGDVIGANFDPSHLIWQGIEPVKAIHELKGAIYHFHAKDTAINPVRCPVNGVLDTTNLGEVAERSWAFRSLGYGNGIKYWKDIVSALRMTGYDYVLSIEHEDALASVDEGLTKAAQVLKESLLYEEPVNPWWTD
- a CDS encoding Gfo/Idh/MocA family protein, which gives rise to MKELKVGLIGTGRISDTHLKPITALENIELVAVADIDEKLVQEAANNYDCEAYLDYKKMLDDKDLDVVHICTPHNLHAEMTIAAAKRGIHVLTEKPMALSLEDADNMIQTAESNGVKLGVIFQNRFNKASQEIKKLIDKEELGELKGARVFVNWYRPDSYYENIYWKGTWEQEGGGVVIDQAIHTLDLLQWFVGEVDFLEANIANRAHETLEVEDMAEGYIKFKNGLNASFHTTNFYTYDADVFLELHGTKGVVTMEKDKVTVKLDEKEEYIVDESDAQEEIGKSYWGISHKRQINQFYDAIINNKPLAVDGQEGKKVLKTVLAIYEAGKNNKRINF
- a CDS encoding LacI family DNA-binding transcriptional regulator: MALGQAKKEEIMSITMKDIAQIVGVSESTVSRAINNKPGVGEKTRKEILKVANKYNFSPNQLARNLAKQESKMIGLILPDISSLFYSEVARAIQDFALKKGYQVVICNTDGAREQENNYIEWLQSNQIAGAIFLGDRLVSNQIMKLGLSDYPVVLANRLVEGVTLPSVIIDNTSGAYKAMEHLLDKNYQNIALINGPQDNWQAQNRLRGYKQALKDFNLEFNSNLVLHQEWDRESGYQGFLELVKLEEPPEAIFAANDLIAAGVVEAIKMGGYLVPQDIAVVGFEDTVVTSIIDPPLTTVAQPMYQMGTQAVNKLFTLIEDDVRGEEIEILDCELIIREST
- a CDS encoding ABC transporter ATP-binding protein; this translates as MAKVTLNDITKVYRGGDDGPVEAVSKANVDIKDEEFVVLVGPSGCGKSTTLRMVAGLEEITEGELYIGEDIVNDVAPKDRDIAMVFQNYALYPHMNVYDNMAFGLKLRKMDDEVIDKRVKDAARILSIEPLLDRKPKELSGGQRQRVAMGRAIVREPKVFLMDEPLSNLDAKLRVQMRAELQRLHERLQTTTVYVTHDQVEAMTLADRIVVLKDGIIQQVDDPITLYNDPNNMFVAGFIGSPAMNFLDAKIIEKGDSLAITGEGFEVTIPADMSQAMKTLQTYVGKEIVFGIRPEDIMDVDLMEEEPEGDVVKSEVEVVEPMGSEINAHVNVGGQTIIAIVDSESDIEVGDTKELSFDLSKMHIFDSETEEAII
- the yabP gene encoding sporulation protein YabP; this encodes MSKDQELSLFNREKLELNGVTDVQSYDEHEINLETNLGSLLIMGQELHIQHLDLENLKLIVEGHIIELRYDQGSKTKNLFQKLFK
- the yabQ gene encoding spore cortex biosynthesis protein YabQ; translation: MVSLRLQFFTFLNMILVGMVIGIGFDFYRVLRSKVNPLQIFTILFDIVFSLLSAIIIFITLFYSNGGAARGYVFIGVFTGVIIYYLTISNFMIKVLTKLANIIYWIYTKAKKIIIWIYNKSKLIMIKIRRWIKQWGEK